AACGCGAGCGCAATTCCTACGAGTGAGAAGTACGCCGTCCATTTGCTGAGCCGGTAAGGAAGCACCACTTCCATCACCAGCACCACGCACGCGACCACGGTGAGGATCAGCTCCGGCGCGATCAGTTGCAGATCGCGCACGTTGAATAGGGACGTTGTTTGAAAAAGAAAAGTCATTAAGTTAACGAACCGAGCCTTCTAATTCACACCGCGGCTTTAGCCCGGTGCCAAGGATGCTCTGACGATCCCTGGAAACCGTTTAAACGGTTTCCCATTCCAATCGCTCCACAATCACCGCGCTGAAGCGCGGTGTGAATAAGAGTTCATCACGTTCATTTGTGTGGCTGCGGCTCAACCTGCACCGTCCGCGGCGTTGGCTCACCGGGAATCTTGTAATCCGGCTTGATCTGTTTGACCACAGCGTTCACCGGCTTTTCGATATAGCGAATGAACGGAGACGGATAGATGCCAATCCACAGTGACATCAGAACCAATGGCATCATGTAAGCCCATTCGCGACCGCTCAGATCCGGCAGCAGCTTGTTCTTTTCGTTCGTTACTTCACCAAAGAACATCCGCTGATACAGCCAGAGCATGTAACCCGCATTCAGGATGATTCCGAGTGCGGCCCAGCCGGCCCACCACGGACTCGCTTCGAATGCGCCTCTTAATGCCAGAAACTCAGAAATGAACACGGCCAGCAGCGGCAGACCAATCGCGGTCATCGTCATCACTAAGAATATCGCTGAGTATGCCGGCATGATGTGCGACAGGCCGCCGAACTCAGCCACATTGCGCGTGTGCCGCCGTTCGTAAATGATGCCGACCAGCAGGAACAAGGCGCCGGAGTAGATGCCGTGATTGATCATCTGCATCACCCCGCCGTTGATGCCATTTGGATTTAGTGAGAAGAGTCCCAGCATCACAATGCCCATCGATGAAACAGATGAATATGCGACCAGCTTCTTCACATCACCGTCTTTCTTCACCACGAAATACATCGCGGCCAGCGCGCCGTAGATGATCGAGACGATCGCCAGAAAAACCATCACGCTGCGCACGCCGAAACGGCCGAAGTAAGCTTCGTCCATCGAGGCTTTGGGAAACATCGGCAAATTGAAGCGATAGAAACCGTATGTGCCAAGCTTCAGCAGCACGCCGGCGAGAATGACGGAACCCGCGGTGGGCGCTTCGACGTGCGCGTCAGGCAGCCAGGTGTGAAACGGCCACATGGGAACTTTGATCGCGAATCCCAACGCGAACGTGAAGAACAGAAGCACCTGCAAAGTTCCCATCGGCATGACTGAACCGATCGCCTGCAGGTAGAGAATGTTGAAAGTCCCGGTGCCGTGTATGGCGGCCTGTTGCAAAGTGTTCGCGACTAACCCGGCTGCCTCCGGATTTCCCGCCAGCAGATTCATCGTCGCCGGCGCGATTTGCGAGGTCAGTGCCGTGTCCTGCGTCAGGAAATACATCTTCAAAACGCCCAGCAGCATCACGACCGAGCCGACCAGGGTGTAGAGAAAGAACTTGATCGCCGCGTACAGCCGGTTCTCTCCACCCCAGATTCCGATCAGGAAATACATCGGGACGAGACCGACTTCGAAGAACAAGTAGAAGAGAAACAGATCAAGCGAAGTGAAAACGCCCAGGACCATCGTCTGCAAGACAAGCAGCAGAATGTAGTATTCCTTTTCGCGCTTGGCGATGTAGTTCCATGACGACAATGCTGCCAGCACGCCGAGAAAAGTCGTCAGCACAATCAACAAGACGGACACACCGTCAATGCCCATCTGGTAACGCGCGCCAATGATCGGGATCCATTGGTGGTCTTCGAGGAACTGAAATCCACCTACGCCGCGGTTGTATGTGAGCAACCAAAGCGAAACGATGAAATCGAATACCAGCCAACCGGTCGCGAACTTCTTGATCAGATCGCTGCGATCTTTTTTGATCAAGACGAGAATCAAAAGTCCGCCGAGCGCCGGCAACCAGACAATGATGGAGAGAATATTGTTCTTGATCACGTTATCCCTCGTGAATATCTTTGTGTCTCTTTGTGTGAACTCTGTGTCTCTGTGGTGAATAGGGTTCAGCGAACGTCAATCACAGAGACACAGAGTTCACACAGAGAGACACCGAGAAAAACTAAAACGCCTTAATCAAATAAACACTAACGGCAATCAGCAACCCGATCACCATCACCAAAGCATAGTTTTGGATAAAACCAGTCTGCGCTGCGCGCACAATCGGCGACATCAGGCGGACCACGAAATTCGCGATCGCGTTGACCATGCCATCAACGAAATATTTATCAGTGCCGCCGGTAATCCGGCTCGTCAAACGCGTTACTCCGGCCAGGCCGTTCACGACTCCATCGACGACTTTCGAATCGAACGTATAGACCGCGCGCGCCAGATCCATCGTGCGCCGCGTCACAGTCAGGCCGAAAAACTCATCGATCCAGTACTTGTTGTAGCTGGCCACATACAAAGGCCTGAGTCGCTTCGCCCAGACGTCAGCCAGGCCGGGCTTCTTGAGGTAAAACAAAACACCCAGGGCGATGCCGACGCCGGCGACGATCAATGAAATAAGGATGAAGACCCACTCGGCGGCCGTGTGACTGCCGACTACTTTTTCGACTGAATGAGCGAGATTGAATCCCGGATGCGCAACTTCCGCATGCGCGTCTGCAGCGGGTTTAGTCTCTCCGTGATCAGCAGCAGCCGCTGTTTCCGGCTTTGCTTGAGCGGGCGTTTCCGCATGCTCATCGCCGAATGAATGTGTCGCCGGATTCCAGATGATGGGATTCATCCAGTTGACGATGTTCAGCCTCCCACCGACATGTTTGCCACCGGTGAACGCGGTGCTGATGCCGACGAATCCACCGACGGTCGCGAGAATCGCCAGGACGACTAACGGCACCCACATCGATTTTGGAGACTCGTGCGGAACATGCGCGTGATGATCGCCATGGTGCTCGCCGTGTCCCCCGGTCTCGGCGTCTCCGTGTCCTCTGTACTTGCCCCAGAACGTCATCGCCACCAGACGCGTCATGTAAAACGCGGTGCAGGTCGCGGCGATGGTGCCGACAATCCACAGCAGCCAACCGATCGGCACGACGTCCGTCGAAGCCGTCTTCCAAAGAATCTCATCTTTCGACCAGAAACCGCTGAACGGAATGATGCCGCAGATCGCCAGCCAGCCGGCGAGAAACGTCAGGTACGTGTACGGCATGTACTTCTTCAGGCCGCCCATGTGCCGCATGTCCTGCTCGTGATGCATGCCGTGAATGACTGAGCCCGCGCCGAGGAACATCAGGGCTTTGAAAAAAGCATGCGTCATCACGTGGAAGATGCCGATCACAAACGCGCCGACACCGCAGGCGAGGAACATGAAGCCGAGCTGCGAGACGGTCGAGTAAGCGAGAACCTTCTTGATATCGTTTTGCGTGATGCCGATCGTCGCGGCGAAGATTGCGGTGAACGCGCCGATGATTGCGACCACCAGCATCATCGTCTGCGAGTGCTGAAAGATGACGTTCGTGCGCGTCAGCATGTACAAGCCCGCCGTCACCATCGTCGCCGCGTGAATCAGCGCCGACACCGGTGTCGGGCCCGCCATGGCATCAGGCAGCCAAACATGCAGAGGAAACTGCGCAGACTTGCCGCACGCGCCAATCATCAGGCCCAAGGCAATCCAGGACATCAGCCCCCAATGCCCGAGCGTTTCAACCGGATAACCCGCGGCTCTTTGAATAACGTCCGTGTATTGCGCGCTGCCAAACGTGGCGATGATGCCGAAGATAGCCAGGATAAAACCAAAGTCGCCGATGCGATTCGTGATGAATGCTTTTCGCGAAGCATTCGCCGCTTCTTCGCGATTGAAGTAGTAACCGATCAGCAGATACGAGCAGAGACCCACGCCCTCCCAGCCGACGAACATCATCACGAAGTTCGAGCCCATCACCAGCACGAGCATCGAAAACATGAACAGGCCCATGTAAGCAAAGAACCGGTAGAATCCCGGGTCTCCGTGCATGTAACCGGTCGCGAAAACGAAGATGCATAAGCCGACGCCGGTCACAATCAGCATGAAAACTGCTGACAAAGGATCGAGCTGGTAACTCCACTCAATGTTGAGTAATGAACCTGAGCTTTCGGTCTGAGGTTGAACCGGCGCTGTAGTCGATTCGCCGTGAGTTTCGGCAGCGGCCGCTGGTGCCGAGTGCTGCTGTCCGAGGCTTTGACGAACAGCTCCTCCGTTAATCCAAGTGAAGCTAGTTTGCGTAGTGACGTAAGGATTCGGCCAGAGCGCATTCCCGCTAAACCCATACGAGTACACGGCTGCGACTGTGATCAAAAATGAGAGCGCAATCGAGCCGACGGCAATTCCGCCGATCAGCTTTTCCGGAAACCGAAACCTACGGCCGAAGAGGCCGTTGATGGCGGCGCCGATAAGCGGTAGCAGCGGAACTAGCCAGATGTATTTATGCATGAAGGCTTAACTATCTTATTGGTCGCATTCGTCACCACTTCATCAAATCAATCTCATCAACCCAGATCGTTTCGCGATTGCGATAGAGCGCGATCACGATACCGAGTCCGATCGCTGCTTCGGCCGCGGCCACGACGATGACGAAAACCGTGAACACTTGTCCGGAAAGCGGGTTCGCGCCGCCGGTGTCTGCCAGGTAACGCGAGAAAGCGATGAAGTTCAGATTCGCGGCGTTCAGAATCAGCTCGATCGACATGAAGATGACGATGATGTTGCGCCGCACGAGCACGCCGGCCACGCCGATGATGAAAAGGATCGCGCCAATGACGAGAAACTTTGACAGGTCCGGATGCTTGATGCTTTCCATTGCTGCCGACATGCGACTGTCGGATGCAGCCTGCAAAAACAGCGCGAGTATCGAAGCGAACGCGACCATGCGTTAACTCGTCGCCTCCGGTTCTGAAGATTTGGCCCGGCCCACGACCTCGGGATCAACATCATCGGCGGCAACTTCCTGTTTCAACGTACGCGCCAGCATTACTGAGCCAATAATGGCGACCAGCAACAGCACGCTCGCAATCTCAAACGGCAAGGCTGCGTAGGTGTACAGGTTTCGGCCGACGCCTTCAGTGTCTGCGCTTATTTGACTGACTCCGGTGGCGCCGGACTGAAGGTTTTGCTGTTGGGTTTGCCGGGTTTCCGCAGACTGTTCCAGTTTCGCGGAGTCTCGTTTTTGTAAACCCAGGTAGCCGCGGTTGATTGCAAACAGCAATCCCATGACAAGCAGCACCGAGAAGATGAGCGCCGCGGCAACCTGCGGCGGCTTATTAAAGATTGCCGCCGTGCCCCGCTCTTCCGCGCCGACGTTGACCAGCATGATGACGAACAGGAACAGCACCATCACACCGCCGACGTAAACCAGAATCTGCACCCCGGCGATGAACTCCGCGCCGAGCAGGATGAAGAGTGCCGCGATCGAAACAAGCGAGGAGATTAGGAAGAGCGCAGAATGCACCGCGTTGCGCGCCATGACGGTCAACAGCCCCGCCAGAATCGCACCGATCGCGAAGATCCAGAAAAAGACGCTTTCCCAACCAGAAAGAACCATATGATTTCGGATTCCGAATTGCGGATTGCGAATTTGACCCGTCGCCTATTTTGAATTTCGAAATCCGCAATTCGAAATTCGAAATTCCTCAGGACTCGTATTTAACCGTCTCTCTGCCCTGTTCCAGCATCTCGCGATTCCAAACGAAACCCGCCCGCGAATAGGTAGCGAGTTCAAAATCCTGTGTCAGCTCAAGACAGTATGTCGGACAGGCTTCCTGACAGAGGGCGCAGAACATGCAACGCGATGTGTCGAAGATAAATTCGTCGAGAACTTTTTTGCGACGCGGTTTGCCCGCGACAGTGATCTCGACGTCCATCGCCAGCACGTCGATGCAGTCCTCGGGACACGCGAGCGCGCACAGGTTGCAGGCAATGCAGAGCGTGTCGTGCGTCTCCGGATCCATGTTCAGCCGCGGCGCGCCATGAAAGCGCGGCGCCACATCCGGACGTACCTTCGGATACTGCTCAGTGTAAATTCCCTTCCCGGCAACCGAGTCCCGCGAAGTCAGCGCACCGATATTGAAGCCGAGCGTCATGGCCAGTCCTTTTATCAGATCGACCATGAAGAAGCGTTTCAGCTTCTGAATTAACGTCGGTTTGGGAACAGGAACTAGTGGCATTGCTTAAATCTCAGATCTCAGATTTGAGATCAAAACCCTATCAATTTGTTTTAGAGTCGGGCTACCGCCCGACTTCTTTGCTACGCGAAATGGCGGGCAGTAGCCCGCCTCTAAACGGATTCAGGGCTACTCACCGGCACAACCGCCGGCTTCCCCTTGGGCAGATCAACCAGACGAATCTGCCGCCGCTGCTTCTTCAGATTAAAATCGCGCGACCGCCTATTTATTAATGACAGGATGCCGGCCGTCAACAAGAGATTCACGATACCGAATCCAATCGCGATGGCTTTGCCGGTCCCGGTCAAGCCCAGTCCCCTGTCCAGGGAATCGATCGTATTCATCCCACGATAGCCGTCCAGGCCCTGAATGACGCCTACCCCAAGTGCGGTCCCTACAATATTGATGAGCGCGGCGGGGATCATCCACTTCCAGCCAATATCCATCAACTGATCGTAGCGAAAGCGCGGTAGCGTCCAACGCAGCCAAAAATAGCCGTAGAGCAGAATTCCCATTTTCGCGAGGAACACGATCACGCTGATCGCGACGTAGGCGTTGTGATAACCCTTCGCTTCGGTCAAGCCATACACGAACGGAAAGTACCAGCCGCCGAGATACAGCGTCGTTGCGACGGCCGTGACCACGACCATCGCCGCGTACTCAGCCATGAAGAAGAGCGACCAGCGAAAGCCTGAGTACTCAGTGTGAAAGCCGGCGACCAGTTCCGATTCGGCTTCCGGCAAATCAAACGGCGCGCGATTGTTTTCGGCGATGCCGGCGATCAGGAAGATTACAAAACCAACCGGCTGATAAAGCACGAACCACATCGAATCGGACCCCTGCGCGCTAACGATGCCCGACAATGACAACGTGCGCGCGAACATCAACGCGCCGATAATCGCCATCCCCATCGAAACTTCGTACGAGACCATCTGCGCACTCGAACGCAATGCCCCCATCAGCGCGTACTTCGAATTGGATGACCAGCCCGCCAGAATCAGAGCCAGCACGCCGACGCTGGAAACCGCCAGCACGAACAGCACGCCGATGTTGACGTCTGTGATCACGGCCCAATCAGGCCCGAACGGCACGACGGCCATCACCACGAAGGCGGCTACGACCGCAATGTAAGGCGCAATGAAAAAGACCCAACGGTCGGCGTTTCCGGGAACGAAATCTTCTTTCGTCAGCAGTTTCAAGCCGTCAGCGATCGGTTGCAGCAAGCCCCACGGGCCGACGCGCATCGGACCAAGGCGCGCTTGCATGAACGCCGAAATTTTTCTTTCCAGATACGTCGCGTAGGCCACCCAGCCGGTGGTGATCGTCACCACCAGGCCAATCTGCAAGAACGGCCAGACAACGTAGTTCACCGTCTGCTCGCTGAAAAATTTCAGGAGCAGGCTGTCGATGAATGTCGGTGCTGCGAAAAGAAAAATCATCTATCTATCGATCTCACCCAGAACAATATCCAGCGTTCCGATAATCGCGACCACGTCCGCGACCAGATGGCCGATGCAGAGCTTCTTCAGCGACTGCAAGTTAATGAAGCACGGCGGCCGAACACGCATGCGCCAGGGCTGCTGCGTTCCGTCGGAAACAAGGTAACAGCCAATCTCGCCTTTCGGTCCTTCGATTGAGTGATAGTAATCGCCCACCGGCGGTTTAATCAGCTTCGGCACTTTTGCGTTCACCGGACCGTCAGGCAGTTTGTCCATCGCCTGCTCAATGATGCGTCGCGATTGCCGCATCTCTTCCATGCGCACCAGGTAGCGATCGTACGTGTCGCCGTTTTCGCCGAGCGGCACTTCGAAATCCATGTCGGCGTACGCGGCGTACGGTCGCGACTTGCGAATGTCCCAGGCGACGCCGGAACCGCGCAATGCCGGACCCGACAGACCGATCGCGATCGCGTCTTCTCCGGAAATCACGCCGATGCCGACGGTGCGACTCAACCAAATGCGGTTCTCAGACAGGACCGTTTCGTACTCGTCCAACCGTCCCGAGATATTGCCGATAAACTGCCGCACGTCTGCTTCGAAATCGTCGTAGGCATCGTTCGGCATTCCCCCAACGCGCCACGCGTGACAAGTCAGCCGCGCACCGAACTGGCGTTCGAAAATTTTCAGGATCTCTTCACGTTCACGAAACGCCCATAGCAGGATGGTGACAGCGCCGATGTCGAGCGCGTGCGTGCCGAGCCAGAGCAGGTGCGAGGCGATCCGATTCAACTCAGTCAGGATGGTGCGCAGGTAATGCGCCCGCGGCGGGACATCGAGTCCCATCATCTGCTCAACGGTCTCAACCCAAACCAAGCCGTTGGAAACCGCCGCGATGTAATCCAGGCGATCCCAATACGGCGCGATCATCGTGTACATCCGGTTCTCGGCAATTTTCTCCATGCCGCGATGCAGATAGCCGATGTCGCAATCGAGATCGATCACCGTCTCGCCATCGAGCTTCAGGATCACGCGCAACACGCCGTGCGTGCTGGGGTGCTGCGGACCCATGTTGAGCGTCATCTCTGGCGCGTCCAGCAGCGACTCCCGAGTAGTGGCGATTTCTACCTGATGCATATTGCTTGGTAAATAGTGAATCGTAAATCGTGAATAGATCGATTGCTCTGACTATTTACGATTCACCATTTACGATTCACTTTCCTTCGGTAAATAACATCCCGTAACTTTCCAGGGCTCGATAACTATTCCGATTTCTTTGATTTCGCCGGCCTCTTTTTTTTCGCGCAGCTTCAACATCAGTGACTGTGCGGCGCTCGCCTTATTCCAGACGTTTCGCGGCGCGTGCGTTTCCGTCAAAACAAAACCCGCCGTCGACGCCGCCTCAGGCGAATCGAAAACTTTGGCTTCGTAATGCGCTGCAATCTCCTTGGGGCTCATTGTTCGTAGTCAGTTGTCAGTTGTCAGTTGTCAGTTGTCAGTTGTCAGTTGTGACGGACGACGGACAACTGACCACTGACAGTTTTTACTTATCCTTGGGCATCACTTCTTTGCTGCCGCGGAACAACTCTCGCACTTCACGTTCCTGCGGAACCGACAAAATCTCAAGCCCGTACGTTCGCCTCTGCTCAACTTGTTCGCGCTGCACATCCGAGAACTCAGGCAGATGGCGCTCAGTCCAGGCGTTCTCAATAAATTCCAGCGGGTAATCTTTGCGCAAAGGATGCCCGTCCCAATCCGGCGGCAGCAGGATGCGTCGCAAGTCCGGATGATTGTGAAAGACGACGCCGAACAGATCGTAAACTTCGCGTTCCGGCCAGTCGGCCGCGGGCCAGACACTCGTGACGCTTTCGACGCCGGCGCCATTCGTCGCGACTTTCAGCCGCACGCGTTCGTTATTCGCAATCGAGTACAGCTGATAGACAACTTCCAGCGGCGCTTCCCTATTATCCGGCCAATGAACGCAGGTTAAGTCCGAAAGATAGTCAAAAGGCGTCTCAGCATCCGCTTTCAAAGCGTTGCATACTTCAACGATGCGCGAACGCTCAATGCGAATCGACAACTGGCCGAGGAACTCAGTCGCTTCGGTCACCGCGCCGGCGCACTTGTCACCCAGTTTTTTGACGAGCGGATGATTTGAAGCATCAGTGGGCTTCGGTCCTTCTTCTCTCTTCTTAACTGGCGGCTTTGGTGCACCGGGCGCAGCCGGGGCAGCTTTCTGCGCGGCTTCTTTCGCGGCGACCACACGTGCTTTCGCCGCTTCTACTTGCGCGTCTTTTTCGGCATCGGCTGAAAGTGGAGATGGCGTGTCAGCGCGCGCGTCCGTCTGCGGCGCTGCGTCGGTAGGTGCGTCCGTCGGTGCTCCAGACTCTGGAGGTTTGCCTTCCTGTGCCATACGACTCAGTTACACTTTGAGCCAGCAACGCTTCGGGCTTAGGGCCACGGGCGCGCGGTGATAACGCTACGCTCACGTGTGAATACAATTTAAAGCAGGTCGGAAGTGACTTTTAGCACGCGATTTCGGACGTTGTCAATCGAATGATCTTGCTGAATATCGTTGACAGGGTCACGCAGGAGCTTATAATGGCAAACATTATGAAGAGCCGCCCAATTCTAGGTTAGCGAAGTAAGGCTTTGAACCAGTCTTCGTTTTCGAGACACTTAAACTGCCTGTCCTTTCTCGCCTCTTCCTGCAAACTATTATCGAGTTTGAACGCGCGTGCCAGGTCTAATCTGATTCCTCTCTTCAGTCCGGTTTGCTTCTCGGAATCAGCTGACGGCCATTGCAAGGCTCGCCAACACGCCCGATCGTAAAAGGCATCGGTAATAGCCTTATCGTGGCTCTCTCCCCGGCCTCGTTTTCGTTCGATGAATGTCGTCATTACCTGTTCGGCGTCCCTGAAACGTTCCAGCGCTATGTAGAGATGCGCGATCTGTTGATTTAGCATGGGATCGGTTGCATACGCGCCTGTTCGCATGTCCATTAATAGTTTGACAAAAGTCTCTTGAACATCCTTGTAGGTTTCCTTCTTCTCCGGAAATTGTGAAATGGCTGTAGCTACTGCGATTCTCCGCGTGTAGAGGGTCTGGCGCTCCAGTTCTTCGATTTGTTTTGGAATAACGTCGCGGCTGTTTTCAATTATTGTATCGAGCCTTTGAATGCCTTTCTCCGCTTCTCGCAGATTGTTTTGAACACTTGCGTAGGCGCTTACCGCAACGGCAATCGTGTAGATCGTGGTTAATGTCAGGAGCAGAGAGAGAAGTTTCTGAATGTCATCGGCCCGCTTACTGTAATTATCCAGTTTCTCTTTCAGAATTTGTTCAGCGTCTGACGTGCTTCTTGACGGTGAAATCGCAACAGTTGGCGCAACAACTGGTACCCACCAAGACTTGGTAAGGACGAAACCAACGACAAGTATCACTTCGACAACTAACGTCCCTAGTAAGAGAAGAACAACTGTTTTCATTCGCATGATGAGGCACCTCCGAAGGGCAGTTCGCCGCTGACCACTCTAGATCGACAATTACACGAAACAGACAGCCGCAGGATCAGTTTTGAGGCAAGGACACACGGATACTTTTGCTGACTAAGATCACTTTAGGTGCGTTTATCAAGATCGAGAACTAATGTTCAGTTCTTCCGGCATCTCTTCCGGCAGTTTCAGAATTTCTTCCCAACCGGAATTGTCTGCGCGCATCTGCGCGGTCAGGTCGTCACGCAACTTCGTCAGGCGATCGCTCAAAGTGCGCGGATAGTTACCCAAGTCGCGGAAACGAATCATCTGATCGGCGACGAATGCTTTCTGTTTTTCGATCGAAGGGATCGGCTCGTGCTGGCCATTTTCCCAGAACGGTTGCAGCAGGCGTTCGACGCGTACGGCGCCGGGAATTTCAATCTCTTCGTCATCCAGCGCAGTCACATCCGCAACGTAATTTCCGTCTGCGTCAATGCCGCGAAACACTTGCAGCCGGCCCGGCAGCGTCGTCTTATCCAACGAATTCGAAGCTTTCAACGTCGGGAGGCCGTCGACCACGCACGCCTTGAAGATGACGCCGGCGACGTTCTTCACTTCACTGGAAAGTTTCGTGCCGATACCAAAGCCTGCAGCTTGCGGAAATTCCCGGACTATTTCCTGGACGCGTTCGACGGTGAGATCGCCCGTCAGATTCGGCCGCAGCCCTTGCAACCCATTCGCTTCAAAAAACTCTAGACACCACTTGCCTAAGTCAGCCAGATCCCCGGAGTCGACACGAAAACCTTTGAAGGCTTTGCGCCGAGCTGCGTTGGAAGTCGCCGCCATGACTGCATGCACCGCGCCCATGTAAACATCGATCGTGTCCAGCAGCAGTGTCGTGCCGTTCGGATTCGCGTCGAGCCAACGTTCGAACGCGACTTGCTCGAAATGTTTGGGCCGGTTCGTGCGCGGATCGATCTCCGGCTCAGTCATGTATCCGATATACGCCTGTTGCCAGTAATGCGCCTCGGTGCCGACCGCGGGAATGTCGAGCCGGTGCGCGGCTTCCATGTTCGATGTGTCGTTGAAGCCGCCGATGAAAGCGTAGGTCGCGATGTCCACCGCGCGTTCGATGTCGCCGTTGCGGCGCAAAGAGAAATCCGACAACCAACGATTGCCAGCGGCCATGCGAAACTGCATCGCCACGCTAGCCGTGGTCATCGGCAGATCGAAAGCGTGCTCGAACTTTATCTCCTGGGCCTGCGTCAGACCGAACTTACCGGTGATGTCGGCGATCGGCTGCTGGGGAAACATGATCGCGCCCGGACGGACGGCCCGAATGCGGCCGACAAACTGAATGTCTTCGAGAGCTTCGGCGAAGCGTTGCAGGCCGCCGCGATCCTGCTCGAGGAAACGCAGCCGCGGCCGATCAATCTGACTGTCAACCAGCAGGCGAATCAAGCGCTCGTGACCGAGCACCGGCGCGAATGGAAGTTTTCTTTGCGTGCAGTAGAAGGTCGCGATGATTTCGCTGAGCGGTTTGCCATGGACCTGGGTCGCATCTTTGTACGACGCGTCGCCCATGGCGGCGTGATACCGGTCGAAGTTCAGCGTGCCCATTGAGCGGCGATCATAACACGGGCTGTTGTCAGAACCGCCTGCTCTGCTCTTCTCCCTCTGGGAGAGGTTGGGTGAGGGTGCGAAGCTTAGCGGGCGGGCCGGGGCAGTAGCCCGACCGTGAGGGAGGCTTTTCGCCAAATTGACTCGCCCATCGACAACGCCCGCGCGTCCAACCGTGCAAAGGGCTTCGGTCCTTCATGCCTCAGCGTTCCGCGAACAGTCCCCAGCCTGTTCCTAATTCAAAAGGAGGAGACAAGAATGAGATCGAAGATTAGTTCACGCTTCGTGTGGATTACGCTGTTGGTGGTGCTGGTGTTTGGATCAGTCGCGACGGCGTCGGCGCCACAACCGGGCCGTTGCCGGCAATACTGTAACGAGGAGTTCCGTGAGCAGCTCGCCAGATGTGACAACTTGCCGCGCGGGCAAGAACAGGCTTGTAAAGCGAGAGCAAGGGCTGCTCATCAGCACTGTCTC
This genomic stretch from Pyrinomonadaceae bacterium harbors:
- a CDS encoding NADH-quinone oxidoreductase subunit D; the protein is MHQVEIATTRESLLDAPEMTLNMGPQHPSTHGVLRVILKLDGETVIDLDCDIGYLHRGMEKIAENRMYTMIAPYWDRLDYIAAVSNGLVWVETVEQMMGLDVPPRAHYLRTILTELNRIASHLLWLGTHALDIGAVTILLWAFREREEILKIFERQFGARLTCHAWRVGGMPNDAYDDFEADVRQFIGNISGRLDEYETVLSENRIWLSRTVGIGVISGEDAIAIGLSGPALRGSGVAWDIRKSRPYAAYADMDFEVPLGENGDTYDRYLVRMEEMRQSRRIIEQAMDKLPDGPVNAKVPKLIKPPVGDYYHSIEGPKGEIGCYLVSDGTQQPWRMRVRPPCFINLQSLKKLCIGHLVADVVAIIGTLDIVLGEIDR
- a CDS encoding NADH-quinone oxidoreductase subunit C; the protein is MAQEGKPPESGAPTDAPTDAAPQTDARADTPSPLSADAEKDAQVEAAKARVVAAKEAAQKAAPAAPGAPKPPVKKREEGPKPTDASNHPLVKKLGDKCAGAVTEATEFLGQLSIRIERSRIVEVCNALKADAETPFDYLSDLTCVHWPDNREAPLEVVYQLYSIANNERVRLKVATNGAGVESVTSVWPAADWPEREVYDLFGVVFHNHPDLRRILLPPDWDGHPLRKDYPLEFIENAWTERHLPEFSDVQREQVEQRRTYGLEILSVPQEREVRELFRGSKEVMPKDK